Sequence from the Magallana gigas chromosome 4, xbMagGiga1.1, whole genome shotgun sequence genome:
gacgttaATCTGGCGATTATTGAAAAGTCAAACATGAttagaaatcaacgtattttgtgtaatcatatgttgcttggtataataaaacgtttattgcattaatggtCAGGGAAtgtgaagatttattccccagaaaaaacaaatttctctcGGGCGAAGCCCttgggaaatatgatttttcttgagggaataaatcttcatacatatatttccctcaccatcatgcaataaatgtatattgtaaattttgttctgaaacagagatacttatacagggtatatatactTGTAGCAGAGCATGGCATATTGAGGCTGATTtgtcgtgcaatgatagtaaaacgttgcaagattacatgagacacgttgagcaacagtATCACGGTCGCAAAACAGACGAATAAACACCAGCgatttatcttacgatctttataaatcgtgtatcactcttgcgagtacacaaaccgttgtaaaacgttcgtactaatgttcgtgcgttgcactgcaataatttggatcgcgttcggtcgcgtctgaatagtgtgcatgtccactattcagaggagacttgatgcgaccagtaaaacgtatgcaacgaatgcgagagctcaTGCAACGTAAGCGAGGGCTCTTGCAACGTATGCGAGAACTCGTGCGAAGCTCAAAAATTTCGATCGCAAAGTGATGTAAAATTATGAAAGGGGCTTAAAAATTTGAAGTTATCTCATTTAATCAAATTCTAAAGTCCccttcacaattggcgcacgaacACTCTACAGCACTTTGCGATAAGGATTGTTTGGCTTTGCACAAGCAATCGCATACGCGACACAAGCTCTCGAATTTGTTCCATGCCTTTTTGTGGTCGCATCAAGCCTCCTCAAAATAGTGGGCACAAATCAGATGCGaccgaatgcgatccaaatTTTTGCAATGCAACGTACGAACGTTTTGTGTATTAGCAAGAGCgatgcacgatttttaaagatcataAGATAAATTGCAGCTGTTTATGCGTTTGCTGTGCGtccatgagactgttgctcattgtttctcatgtaatcttgcaacgtttgACTATCATTGCAAGATTTATCAATTTCAGTTTTCATGTGTTCCCACTAGTTTATACTGGATACAGGTTTATTTTCGTTTCGTAATTTTTTTGCTTCTACGTGCGGTTTTGGCTTGTCTCAAATTCGCCCCAACACCTTTgtggtaaaaaagaaaaaaatatatgagacATTTGGATTCGCTAAGTCTTAATCCGCTTACTGACAGAAAGAGCGAAATAGGCGAAAATTAAAATGGGGCGAATTATTCTCTAATACAGTATATACCGTATAAGCAAATCTGTTTCTGGCCACAATCAATTGACCTTGATTTTGGCTGTTGTTTTTGTCGTCTTCTTGGGCGGTATCTTTTCTTGCATTCAAATAAACCTACTAACAAGCGTCAAAAATGGGTGGTTTGTATACCCCCTCTTACTCGTACGTCCTACATGTATCGCATTGTCGCTTGTTCAATCGTCGGATCATTTGGTCATTTGTGCGATCATATCGCATTATCCTACAACGCAAgattcaatgcgttgacatcgCACAACGGTCGCTCTAAATCGTGCGAGTTTCGCACGAGTACTTTTTCATATGCGTTTGTTTTGGTAACAGTTTACGACCCATATCTAATATTTTCGGTCTCACGAATATTTTGAAGTTTCTGCTTGAGCGCCAATTGTAAAAGGGGCTTCAGAAACGAGCATGCATTAACAAACCTATAACTAGcgtacaaatatttatttaacatatagtcatataaaaaaatcataataagtGGATACACAGAATATTCATATATTCAAAAATGATATTGGATTTTCTTCACTGTACCCGTGCTACACTGAGCTACAAAAAGATTGTCTCTAGAGTCCACAGATAAACTACTTGGATCTTGCAAATCACAGTTGttaatgtagcggaggaactgtccgtcctgatccaggatgtggatgcAGCGGTTGTTTGGGTCAGCTGTCAAAATCCAACCCTTGCTGTCTGTAGTGATGCCTTTTGGATTGAATGGTCCTTTAGCAGTTGTATAGgaaggaccagtgtaggtaaaccggagtttcccagcctgattgaccaccagtACTGCACGGGCTTTatagtctgacacacagatatctaggtttaTGTTCTCACTGATATTTTTGGAGAACCCACTAGGTGAATAGAGAGGTTCACCTTTGTCGTCGAATTGAATtatttgtttctctgtggagccgcAGTAACGCGCAATTTTCGTTTGCTTATAATCATCGCTTTCCATGATTACAAGGAGGCCATCAGAAGATGTACTACATAAATCAAGAGGCCTCCAACCACGAAGTATGATAGCTGTTTCTATTTGAGttttcttcactatgttcacagtccTGTCATTTTTATCTGTATAAGCAAGATATCCACTTCTTGTTATTACAATGGCGAATGGCATTTCCCCCGACATTGTTTggattgattttatcaattctcTCTGGAGATTATAGAGTCTCATTATGCTGTCACTTCCACACGTCCAGACGTCCCCATCATCCTGACAAGAAATGCTGCGCAATTCGTTAGCGTCATTATATTCCGTCCTTATTTCTGCAATGACTCGAGGTTCGTCTTTCTGAGGACTGACTTGTCTAAGAGACTGAGCACCTGCATATTTTGTAGTATGATCCGATAAGAAACCAAACAGACTGTATAACTGCTTTTTGTTTATCCTATTAGGAATAAACATTGGTAAAGAGACATTTTGATCAAACGGTATTGCTCTAAATATAGCATTTCTGGATTTGAAAGAAGGGGGAAGTCTGAACTCTCtggatttaattttctttaaatttgcaATGCTTTGACTGATTTCCAAAATTCTTCTtgtgatttcatcttcctgtttatTCAGAACAGCTAGGTGTTTGGAGTTCATTTCATCAAGATCTGCTTTCAGATTTTTGATAATGGTGTCTATTTTTCTATGTAaatcttctccatgtttgtcgaTTGCTTTTAACACTTGTTTTGAGTTTTCGTTCAAATTAGCCTTCTGAACAAGAATGTTAGATGCAATCTCTTGATGCATAGGGTAAAGTGATTTCTCCAACTCtgttaaatctttttcaatgacctctttcttttcttcatagttttcaaaaatcgaaacgaatgTATGACCTTTATGTTGCTTGGAAGAAGCACATATTGCACAGATAGGAGAGTCACATTGTTCACAAATTTTTTCAGTTATGTTTGAGGAATGTTTAGGACAGTTatgtttttttggtttattgGACAGATGTTTGGAAACACATACTTTGCATAAATATTTACAGCATACTTTACAGTACATTTGGAGAACCTGGAGAGGGTTCTCACAGACATGACAACGCAAGACAACTTGGGCCTTGGTCAAATGCTTCTTTTTGTGAtctggaaaaagaaaaaaaatatattgctggCTCAAAATCCGGATTCACAGGGTTACGGAAGATCAACAAAAGATAAATGCTAATTATACTCTATACATTTCTGTTTccctttttctttaaaactcaATGAGTATAGATAGCACGTAGAACAACTACTAGTTTGAACTTTACTCTGTATTCATTAACGGATGACTATCGGGATCGTAATTGGATGACAAATATGTATATTGCCGTGCAATAGGTATGTATAACTTAAATATAGTACAactgaatatatttattgacaGGGTACATTCTATTGTGTACACATGACACAAGGAGAGATTGACAGCTAATACATTATCTACAAGAAGAATagatatgttaaactttatgagtaataattttttttattttgagggATTTTAGGGTTGACCATGGTGGAATGAATGATGTTACAAAGAACACGAAAACAACCATCCATCAAGCCACCTGCTGCTACCAACTTCTTTGTGAAATCAAAATTGGAGCAAGATGAAGGtaactaaattttttaataagctAGTATATAATATCTCTAAAGAATTTTAAGCCAggaaacaattataaatacctTCTTTCACTTTTTATAGCAACTTGACCCATAAATgcttttttgatatttaattaattattcattttattttaaagatgtcACAAGAGCAGAGCATATTAATTTAATATGGCCAGTAGTATGCGGATTATCCAGTATATCGCTGGTTTCCGAATTATGTTTTTAAGTTTAGATAATTCAACATATATGGTTTTGAATTACCTGTTCTATTGAAATATATTCACGTTTATGATGTTTGTGGCGGTAATGTCcctgactaacaaataaaactaaaacTCAGGACTTGTAATCCCCCGGTAATCAAAGCTATCTATTATAGAGACCTTGAAAACTTTAGTGTTATCAAAGCAAATTTTTTCTAATGGTGAATCATGAGACTACCGATAATTAAAATTAGGAAAATGTGATTGCTTGCATTTAAtgctatttataaataattccGACAAATTTACCTGTTTTTGACCATCTGATATTCGCATCTTTCCGCAGTTATAACCAGTTAACCGAGAtgcttttttaatttcagcaaAAAGGCAATCTATAccactatattaaaataatagactcgaattttaggtctttaataccgagaaatcggaagcgtactgtcttttgttttatatattttcaacatcattggtacttcaaggttatcaatttgtttttattttttctcaatcaagcttcacTCATTAATGatcaacgatttttttttaaatccggaaatcatctggattttttggattttacaatcgcattacattcacgcttaATCACGGGAgactctttagtttatgtttccacaatatcacatttgcatggattaACTCAGAAACGAtgatacaaatacgtgtaaattttcatttaagatttgctatatattctgttcatcaaaggaaatacgggagataactcagTGCATTTTAATATGAAGAATCCCGAAAGTTCTGAATGTCAACATTgtgtgtaaaaaacgttggtaaaaagtgttgaattcttctttaatatgaatcaaatttttagatgaaaggtatttacagcctcaaaataggttgttatgaataatttgactgttattttcaatgcaaattcatttatttatttttctctaaaatcatttcaaagctattttgaaatttctgctacattacgggtatatgggagacATTTTAACTGTgatgaaggcctgtcccgagacgcAGTTAGATAATTCTAACTTaacagagtgtagtgaaatgaATAGCATTAAATGTCAAGAATACgatgtgtcgatgtatctatttcgtaaatgtccgatatcatatgcaattttGACACGTGCACGCaagggtcaaagtctagttgtATTCAAAATGCTTAGTTAAATTGACCTTAAGTATGTATAGCACATcagtattgttttatatattaacatAGAATTCATTTGCTTATGAGTGTCATACACATTGTCAATGGTCATGACTTGAGactgatataaattatatttcagatttcaatgatttatTAAGATATATCAGTTTTGGTAGAACTGGAAGTACAGAATTTGAAGAAGTCAATTCTTATATCGTAAAATAGTTCTCAATATATTTTCGATGTagaaatataacaaaacatGATTCTTTTTGCTTAAAATACAATGCATATTTAGCCAAGCAAATGACTATTACCGAAACCTctatttacatgcatgtattattTGTTTGATAGAAACACATTGTCATATTGAGGGACAAATGAATGCACTTATTTGCATGTTTTTTGTCACGAAGTAAAAGTGTTTTTTCTAACACTTTCTGACTACAAAACGACACACCCGTCCATTTAGTGTCATGAACGTTGTCTATATACTAGTACACTTGTTAATAGTTTTGTTAAGTAGATGAACTGTTATCTAGTACGCAATTCCCACAAAGAACATGTGTCAGCATGCTTGGTTTACATTAGATTACTGTATAGGCGCCCTACATCAGGCAGAACAATAAAACGTTtgactcatttaaaaaaaaacccacatttttGGTGCTTGGCGACTTTACATATACGATGTAGTGAGACCAAAATAAGATAACAATTATTCTGTATATCAACTATGatttcaaaaatcaaagaatATGGTTTTTTATGGAACATAGTTGCTGCATTTACCTCAGTAGAATTTATCgaagaaacattttaataaacttaatggggataaacaatttataaacaTGAGTATATTATATTGtgcaaagaaatattttacagattaaatattcaatcatacaAAAATACCAACCAGACATGGCGGTTATCCACACAAGTGTCCCTAACTACCTGTATAAGCTCACGTGACATGGTTAGATAAAGAACAAAAACGTTGTCATGATCGACAAAGAGAGTGATTCAAAGCAAATATAAAGAGAAATGGGACAGAGAGTTTACTCTGGTTTCGTTTGCATTGAATGCAAATATGGGAGTTATTTGTCGTGAATTAAATTTTCCTTAAAAGCATACAACATGAAATGTTCCATGGTCTGGTTCTATTAAGGAGAGTTTAACAAATATGAAATGTACATTGAGAATTTAATATCCTTAGGATATCTGTTAAACTAGTAAAACTTCATGGTTTACAGAAAAAGGAAAATGGCAGTAAAATCGCTAACAATTTCATTTGGCCTTCACCTTTTTTTCCGTGTAaagttaagatttaaaaaaaaagaacctacaatatatttaattgataaGCACTGACAAGGTAAATAGCTTTGGGAGTgcaccatttaaaaaaaaccctaaaaaacAAAGCTGTGGAATTTTCAGAAAACCAATGGTTTTATCGTGTTAATACCCTATGGTTGATAGGAAGCAGAATACAGTGTGTGTTCGCCTGCTGACAAGGAggacaaaaatgaaataaggacgaatatttccctgtaaatacaatgtcatactgtaaaccaacctTTATTTAgaactttatttcgcgatttactgAGGGTTAACTAGTTCGCGACGACTTAATCTATCCAAACACTTTTTGTTACCACAACTATAGGAAACAAACTTGTTCGCGGCATGAAACATTCGCAACGACAAGGTTCTCGGAAACCtcatgaaaatttcttgcacgtgaataaaatgttggtttacagtaagCATTGTTTTGAGCTATACGATATATCGGCTTTGAGTCTTCAATAAACTCGTTCATATATTAGTCATCAAATATGTAACTTCACAAAGAAACGTTCAAAGGAACTTTAACcacattttttcaataattgaaGAACCACCAAAACTATGTACCATAATCTCGAAATTTTTCTGTGTGTGTCGTTTGCTACGGGCAGATTTGAGTGCAGAGTTAACCACATAACACTCAGTACTGTAGAATCCCtattaattccgcgattcaaccgTTTGCATCAAATCGAGACaatttgaaatatgataaaaaaaatttaaaatctgcgaGATTTACTTCTCGTGATTTTACTCATGTTCGATTAAGAATCTCCAATATCTGTCACCTAAAAATTGTACTTTACGAGGCcaagtacagaacgagtacgcacactttcgcgcagcgtttcatttgtattgtgacgtcatctttttgcttggttgacgccatggcgtgatagtttcaactgcagatattcagcgaaatttgttttaaatagctcgtttgatgcgtaaaattaatgttatattgtggaataaacataaatgtctcgaagtataagctcaatttgggctcgggtcgaaaacgtgaagagggttcagtaagcctagccctctgtcacgttttcttaacccgcctaaatatagcttaattcatatatttcaagacagtaaccatgtactgtgtggtaaatgtcttatttttttttatcttaaaataat
This genomic interval carries:
- the LOC105319141 gene encoding tripartite motif-containing protein 2, with the protein product MSDHKKKHLTKAQVVLRCHVCENPLQVLQMYCKVCCKYLCKVCVSKHLSNKPKKHNCPKHSSNITEKICEQCDSPICAICASSKQHKGHTFVSIFENYEEKKEVIEKDLTELEKSLYPMHQEIASNILVQKANLNENSKQVLKAIDKHGEDLHRKIDTIIKNLKADLDEMNSKHLAVLNKQEDEITRRILEISQSIANLKKIKSREFRLPPSFKSRNAIFRAIPFDQNVSLPMFIPNRINKKQLYSLFGFLSDHTTKYAGAQSLRQVSPQKDEPRVIAEIRTEYNDANELRSISCQDDGDVWTCGSDSIMRLYNLQRELIKSIQTMSGEMPFAIVITRSGYLAYTDKNDRTVNIVKKTQIETAIILRGWRPLDLCSTSSDGLLVIMESDDYKQTKIARYCGSTEKQIIQFDDKGEPLYSPSGFSKNISENINLDICVSDYKARAVLVVNQAGKLRFTYTGPSYTTAKGPFNPKGITTDSKGWILTADPNNRCIHILDQDGQFLRYINNCDLQDPSSLSVDSRDNLFVAQCSTGTVKKIQYHF